Within the Bacillus carboniphilus genome, the region TCAAAAAAGATTTGTCTAAGAATATTCCTCTCCATAAATTGAAAATACCACAGCCCAAAAGACTGCGGTAGACCCAAAATTTATACTTTCTTATCTTTTAAAAAAAGCACTCTCTTCAAAGAGTGCTTGTCCTATTATTTCGTTGTCTGACGATTCATGGCTTGCATCATCTGATTGATTTTCTTTTGAGATGGCTTTTGACCCATTTGTGTCATCATCATACGAAGCATTTGTTCGTTAATAGGTGGGTTTTTCTTTAAATAGTCCATCATGTATTTTCTCGCGATGAAAAAGCCAAGTGCCACACCTGCGAGTAGAGCGATTACTCCCACTAGAGTATACATCCACCACATAAAACGTTTCCTCCTTCATGTTGTCTATGTTACAGTGTACTAAACCAAAAGTGATTATACAATATTTAATAACCTAATTCCTACTCTTTATATATATTT harbors:
- a CDS encoding YneF family protein, whose translation is MWWMYTLVGVIALLAGVALGFFIARKYMMDYLKKNPPINEQMLRMMMTQMGQKPSQKKINQMMQAMNRQTTK